A region of the Massilia sp. erpn genome:
ATTTCAAATTAATGCGGACTACCTCGGCAAACTCAAACTCCGCGCGATGCCGGCATGCGGGGCAGACCACATCCACGCAATGCGGCATCGGCGTCCATTCATATAGCCCGGTCATGGCATCAGCGCGGACAAGGGCCGACCGTGGCGCCAGGCTGCAGCACCGGCTGCCACAGCTCCTGCAGGGATTCGGCGGGTGCGCCATCGATCAGCGCCAGCAGCATCTGGCTCATGCGCGCGCCGGCGCGGCGGGCGTCCGGCTGGTCGACGGTGGTGACGTCGAGGCCGACCAGGGTATCGGCCACGCTGCCCCAGACGATAACGGACATCTCCTTGCCGATTTCGATGCCGGCATCCATCAGCGCACGCACGGCGCCAACGCCGGACAGGTGATTGTCCACCACTACCGCTGTTGGGCGGTCGGCGCATTCAAGCAGCTGCTGCATGGCCTGGTAGCCGCTGCGGCGGTCGATGGTGTCGCCGATCATCCAGCGCGGATCGGCGTGCAGTCCCGCCTCCGCCATCATGGCGAGGAAGCTCTCCTTGCGCTGGCAGGCGAAGTTCATTTGCAGCGGGGCGCTGAGCAGGCCTATGCGCTTGTGGCCAAGGCTCAGCAGACATTCAAGCGCTTGGCGGATGCCTGATTCGTTATCGTAGTCGAACCATGCGTATGGCGTATCAAGCCGCGTGCGGCCATGGGCGACAAAGGGGAAGCCGGCCTTGCACAGATAGGCGATGCGCTCGTCATGCACCATGGTGCGGCTGACCACCAGGCCATCGACGCGCTTGCCGCGCACCATCTGCTCATAAGACGGCAGCTCGTTCGCTTGCGAGACCGGAGCGATGATGAGATTCATGCGCGCCGCTTCCAGCGCTTCGGACATGCCGCCCACGACATCGAGGAACATGGAGTCGCCCAGATCCGCAGGCAGCAGGGGATAGATTATGCCGAGCACATTGCTTCGCCCCACGGCGAGGCTGCGCGCCATGGGGTTCGCTTCATATCCGGCTTCGCGCGCCGCCTCCAGCACGCGCTGGCGGGTCTTGTCATTTACTTCGGGATAACCGTTGAGGGCGCGGCTTACCGTTGTCTTCGACATGCCAAGAAGATTGGCAAGGCTCTTTAGATTCATCGTACAAACGGTTCAGTGCTGTCCCGAAATTATAGCCGAGGCATCATAGCCATCAGAACCACCGTCGACCGCCTTTTTAAAGAAATACAACATAATCAGCACGATCGAGATCGGCACCAGGGTCAAATAGAAAGCAAAGTGGCCGCTGAAATTGCCAAACACATAGCCGGTAATCAGCGAGCCGGTGGTGCCGCCCAGCGCCGAGAAAATCACCAGCAGGCCGGTCATGGCGGAGTGCTGGTTCTTTGGCAGTGAGCTGAGCATCACTGAGTTAATGCCCGGGTATATGGGGGCCATGAACAGCCCTATCAAGGGGAAAAGAAAGGCGGCGATGGGCGCACGCGACCAGCTGATGTCCGGATCGACCACCACATTGTGCGTGAGGGGCAGCGCCAGCAACACCATGGCGCCCATGCCCAGCACGCAGGCATTCATCACGGGATACCAGTTCAGGCGGCGCATTAGCACGCCGGCCGACAAGCGTCCCACGGCAAGGCAGGCGGCGAAGATGCTGGTCACTTGCACGCTCATGGCCGCGGGCAGTTTCAGAATCTCGTTGTTAAACGTGGGCAGCCAGGTGCCGACGCTCTGCTCCACCAGCACATACAGGAAAGCGGTGATGACGAAAATGCAGACCAGGGGCTTGAAGAACAGCTTGAGCATCTCGGCAAAGTCCTGCGCCAGGCTGCGGTCTTCCGGCAACGCCGCTAGATGCTCGTCGAAAGGAGTGGCGAGCAGCAGCACGAAGGTTGCCGCGCATAGCCCAGCCAGCAGCCAATACACCTGCAGCCAGCTTTGCGATTGCGGGTTGGCGGAATCGATGAAGTAGCCGAATACCCAGTAGGCGCTGAGCACACCGATCATGAAGAAGCCTTCCAGCGTATTCATGAT
Encoded here:
- a CDS encoding sugar MFS transporter, which translates into the protein MKKQRILFILFLIYFVFAILLNSVGTVILQVIGNYGVSKSAASVLEGFKDLPIAIVSFLVASFLPRFGYKKAMLSGLAIVTAACIAMPLLPGFLTTKMLFLCVGVAFALVKVSVYSTLGLIAADRKQHAGIMNTLEGFFMIGVLSAYWVFGYFIDSANPQSQSWLQVYWLLAGLCAATFVLLLATPFDEHLAALPEDRSLAQDFAEMLKLFFKPLVCIFVITAFLYVLVEQSVGTWLPTFNNEILKLPAAMSVQVTSIFAACLAVGRLSAGVLMRRLNWYPVMNACVLGMGAMVLLALPLTHNVVVDPDISWSRAPIAAFLFPLIGLFMAPIYPGINSVMLSSLPKNQHSAMTGLLVIFSALGGTTGSLITGYVFGNFSGHFAFYLTLVPISIVLIMLYFFKKAVDGGSDGYDASAIISGQH
- a CDS encoding substrate-binding domain-containing protein; protein product: MNLKSLANLLGMSKTTVSRALNGYPEVNDKTRQRVLEAAREAGYEANPMARSLAVGRSNVLGIIYPLLPADLGDSMFLDVVGGMSEALEAARMNLIIAPVSQANELPSYEQMVRGKRVDGLVVSRTMVHDERIAYLCKAGFPFVAHGRTRLDTPYAWFDYDNESGIRQALECLLSLGHKRIGLLSAPLQMNFACQRKESFLAMMAEAGLHADPRWMIGDTIDRRSGYQAMQQLLECADRPTAVVVDNHLSGVGAVRALMDAGIEIGKEMSVIVWGSVADTLVGLDVTTVDQPDARRAGARMSQMLLALIDGAPAESLQELWQPVLQPGATVGPCPR